A genome region from Bradyrhizobium sp. WSM1417 includes the following:
- a CDS encoding ABC transporter substrate-binding protein encodes MDRRQLLTTTAGLALGTFTASAPAIAQAKTKVRVGYLHTVAVDGQIWTGMDRGSFERQGLDLELRQFNTGLEIFQALIGGSLDVLATGAVLSNFPARGQGKVFLINDIEVATAQLWVRGDQGIKSFEDLKGKRIATATGTTAHVFLDTALRANKVDPKEVELVNQTMPAAVTAFISGAVPAVALWVPFNVTVRDKVPGAVKLADASAYYPKAAIIGGWAAANDYYEPNKETLAKLIRGWADANDYIVANSTEAMEKLQKGHYSQTPLADINESFKAQKMFTSREWKRMYSDGTVTNWLQQSTDFFMANAGIKDSTPATKYFDPSLYLKTIV; translated from the coding sequence ATGGACCGCAGACAACTTCTGACCACGACGGCGGGCCTCGCGCTCGGCACCTTCACGGCCTCAGCACCGGCGATCGCGCAAGCGAAAACGAAAGTCCGCGTCGGCTATCTGCACACCGTCGCGGTCGACGGCCAGATCTGGACCGGCATGGATCGCGGTTCCTTTGAAAGGCAGGGCCTCGATCTCGAGCTGCGACAGTTCAACACCGGCCTCGAGATCTTCCAGGCGCTGATCGGCGGCAGCCTCGACGTACTGGCCACCGGCGCCGTGCTCTCGAACTTCCCTGCCCGGGGGCAGGGCAAGGTGTTCCTGATCAACGACATTGAGGTCGCGACCGCACAGCTCTGGGTTCGCGGCGACCAGGGCATCAAGTCGTTTGAGGATCTGAAGGGCAAGCGGATCGCGACCGCGACCGGTACCACCGCGCATGTGTTCCTGGATACCGCGCTTCGCGCCAACAAGGTCGATCCGAAGGAGGTCGAACTCGTCAACCAGACCATGCCAGCGGCCGTGACCGCCTTTATCTCCGGCGCGGTACCGGCCGTCGCTCTTTGGGTACCCTTCAACGTCACGGTTCGGGACAAGGTGCCAGGGGCGGTCAAGCTCGCCGATGCGTCAGCCTACTATCCAAAGGCCGCTATCATCGGCGGCTGGGCGGCGGCCAACGATTATTACGAGCCAAACAAGGAAACGCTGGCGAAGCTGATCCGTGGCTGGGCGGATGCGAATGACTACATTGTCGCGAACAGCACCGAAGCGATGGAGAAGCTGCAGAAGGGTCACTATAGCCAAACCCCGCTGGCCGACATCAACGAATCGTTCAAGGCCCAGAAGATGTTCACGTCCAGGGAGTGGAAGCGAATGTACTCAGACGGGACGGTCACCAACTGGCTGCAGCAGTCGACAGATTTCTTCATGGCCAACGCAGGCATCAAGGACTCCACGCCGGCAACCAAATATTTCGATCCCAGTCTGTATCTAAAAACAATCGTGTGA
- a CDS encoding mandelate racemase/muconate lactonizing enzyme family protein yields MTSSSFTIRSVQAFGYRYPLTTDVITSFGRMADRPAVFVRVEDTDGYVGWGEVWCNFPAPGAEHRVRLVNEVLAPALVGFKAQGPSAAFERLTQGTSVLALQSGEAGPFAQAIAGIDLAIWDLHARRQNVALWKLLGGSGSKIKVYASGINPAGSERAAEAALARGYRALKLKIGFDPVADRANLAVLRRLVGEGLLAADVNQGWTIAQALELAPQLEAFGLGWLEEPIRADRPQQEWKELRQKIGFPLAAGENIASHAGFAEVLGERILGVVQPDIAKWGGLSACAGIARDILQSGKMFCPHYLGAGIGLLASAHLLAGIGGDGLLEVDCNENPLRDRFCGPVLDVREGAIELSDAPGLGLTPDLASIEQYRTA; encoded by the coding sequence ATGACATCGTCGTCTTTCACCATTCGCAGCGTCCAGGCTTTTGGCTATCGCTATCCTTTGACGACCGATGTCATCACCTCGTTCGGGCGGATGGCGGATCGGCCTGCCGTTTTCGTTCGCGTCGAGGATACGGACGGTTACGTGGGTTGGGGCGAGGTCTGGTGCAATTTTCCAGCGCCGGGAGCGGAGCATCGTGTTCGGCTGGTCAACGAGGTGCTCGCGCCGGCCCTTGTCGGATTCAAGGCGCAAGGTCCATCAGCTGCTTTCGAGCGCCTGACGCAGGGAACCTCGGTGCTCGCACTGCAATCCGGCGAAGCGGGTCCGTTCGCGCAGGCGATCGCCGGCATCGATCTTGCGATCTGGGATCTCCACGCGCGCCGCCAGAACGTTGCGCTTTGGAAGTTGCTCGGCGGATCCGGGAGCAAGATCAAGGTGTACGCCAGCGGCATCAACCCAGCCGGCTCAGAGCGAGCCGCAGAGGCAGCCCTCGCGCGCGGCTACCGCGCCTTGAAGCTGAAGATAGGTTTTGATCCCGTGGCCGACCGTGCCAATCTGGCGGTCCTGCGGCGGCTTGTTGGCGAAGGCCTGCTCGCCGCTGACGTTAACCAGGGCTGGACCATCGCGCAAGCGCTTGAGCTTGCTCCGCAGCTGGAAGCGTTCGGCCTTGGCTGGCTCGAGGAGCCGATCCGCGCCGACCGCCCGCAGCAGGAGTGGAAGGAGCTCCGCCAGAAAATCGGGTTTCCGCTAGCGGCCGGCGAGAACATCGCCAGCCACGCCGGATTTGCCGAGGTGCTGGGTGAGCGGATTCTCGGCGTGGTGCAGCCGGACATCGCGAAATGGGGTGGACTCTCGGCTTGCGCGGGCATCGCCCGCGATATCCTGCAGTCAGGCAAGATGTTTTGTCCGCATTATCTTGGTGCCGGCATCGGACTTCTCGCATCGGCCCATCTTCTGGCCGGCATCGGCGGCGACGGGCTGCTGGAAGTCGATTGCAATGAGAACCCGCTGCGCGATCGCTTCTGTGGCCCCGTGCTTGATGTCCGGGAGGGTGCGATCGAACTCAGCGACGCGCCAGGTCTTGGGCTCACGCCTGATCTTGCGTCGATCGAACAGTACCGGACCGCGTGA
- a CDS encoding ABC transporter ATP-binding protein, which yields MTKRARFENVSLSFETPRGHLNVVEDVTYDINDGDFIAVIGPSGCGKTTMMSMLAGFQRPTTGNVLFDGRPVAGPGPERGVIFQEYGVFPWLTVKQNIAFGLKLSANRVPAGERDAICDHYLGLMGLSDFASSYPKHLSGGMRQRLAIARAYAVKPQFLLMDEPFGALDAQTRSNMQNLLLKVLETEGKTVMLITHSVEEAIYLASRIVVVTARPARIRQIIDVPFAYPRDESIQERAEFGELRSYIRQLVMDEYRAQQAQMRPASFSE from the coding sequence ATGACGAAGCGTGCGCGATTCGAAAACGTTTCGTTGTCATTCGAAACTCCGAGGGGCCACCTCAACGTCGTCGAAGACGTCACCTACGACATCAACGATGGCGATTTTATCGCGGTGATCGGCCCCTCCGGCTGTGGCAAGACCACGATGATGAGCATGCTCGCGGGCTTCCAGAGGCCGACGACCGGCAATGTGCTGTTCGACGGGCGTCCCGTCGCGGGCCCCGGGCCCGAGCGCGGCGTCATCTTTCAGGAATATGGCGTCTTCCCGTGGCTGACCGTGAAGCAGAACATAGCTTTCGGCCTGAAGCTCAGCGCCAACCGCGTCCCGGCCGGTGAGCGCGATGCCATCTGCGATCACTATCTCGGCCTGATGGGATTGTCCGACTTCGCCAGCTCCTATCCGAAGCATTTATCCGGCGGCATGCGTCAGCGGCTCGCGATCGCGCGTGCCTATGCCGTCAAGCCGCAGTTCCTGCTGATGGATGAGCCGTTCGGCGCGCTCGATGCCCAGACCCGATCCAACATGCAGAACCTGCTGCTAAAAGTGCTCGAGACCGAAGGCAAGACTGTCATGCTAATCACCCACTCCGTGGAAGAGGCGATCTATCTCGCCTCCCGCATCGTGGTGGTGACCGCGCGGCCGGCACGGATCAGGCAAATCATCGACGTGCCGTTCGCCTATCCTCGCGATGAATCAATCCAGGAGCGGGCCGAATTCGGCGAGTTGCGAAGCTACATCAGGCAGCTCGTCATGGACGAGTATCGCGCCCAGCAGGCGCAAATGCGTCCGGCATCATTCTCGGAATAA
- a CDS encoding ABC transporter permease — MNGAGVRRFGLGLIPWIGAILLWYTVRWSGFVNVSLIPAPHQVAAKFFELLTKEGLLVDIFASTRRVFFGVALGILAAVPVGFLLGWYRPARTFADPMINFFRALPPIALIPLVIVYFGVDEVAKLVILFYASFFSGVIVMYEGVSQITPLYIRVAQTLGASQAEIFRKVIIPLTVPHILTALRVALGVAWATLVASELIATQRGLGAMIQNASTYFLLDVIYVGIICIGLIALIMDMILRRITARLLVWQDRVVA, encoded by the coding sequence ATGAACGGAGCTGGCGTAAGACGCTTTGGTCTGGGATTGATTCCGTGGATCGGTGCAATCCTGCTCTGGTACACGGTGCGCTGGAGCGGCTTCGTCAATGTCTCGCTGATCCCCGCGCCGCACCAGGTCGCCGCCAAGTTCTTCGAGCTCCTCACGAAGGAAGGCCTCCTCGTCGACATCTTCGCCTCGACCAGACGCGTCTTCTTCGGCGTCGCGCTCGGGATTCTTGCAGCGGTCCCCGTTGGCTTCCTGCTCGGCTGGTATCGCCCGGCCCGCACCTTCGCCGACCCGATGATCAACTTTTTTCGCGCGCTGCCACCAATCGCCCTGATCCCGCTGGTGATTGTCTATTTCGGCGTGGACGAGGTCGCAAAACTGGTCATCCTGTTCTACGCCTCATTCTTCTCCGGCGTGATCGTGATGTATGAAGGCGTCTCGCAGATCACGCCCCTCTACATCCGCGTAGCGCAGACGCTCGGCGCCAGTCAGGCAGAAATCTTCCGCAAGGTCATCATTCCCCTCACCGTCCCGCATATCCTCACCGCGCTGCGGGTCGCATTGGGCGTGGCCTGGGCGACTCTCGTTGCATCCGAGCTGATAGCGACCCAGCGCGGACTTGGCGCGATGATCCAGAACGCCTCGACCTATTTCCTGCTCGATGTCATTTATGTCGGCATCATCTGCATCGGCCTGATCGCCCTGATCATGGACATGATCCTGCGCAGGATCACGGCGCGGTTGCTGGTGTGGCAGGATCGGGTCGTCGCATGA